In Streptomyces sp. SN-593, a single genomic region encodes these proteins:
- the gcvP gene encoding aminomethyl-transferring glycine dehydrogenase — MSDRRTTLAELEAGRPFARRHIGPDVGAQAKMLAQVGYGSLDELTAAAVPDTIRSTGALGLPAAVTEAEALAELRALADRNQVLTPMIGLGYYGTFTPPVILRNVLENPAWYTAYTPYQPEISQGRLEALLNFQTVVADLTGLPTSGASLLDEGTAAAEAMALSRRVGKVRNGVYLVDADTFPQTLAVIRTRAEPTGVEVVTADLSAGIPADVAKRGVTGVLLQYPGASGAVRDLRPVIEQAHDLGAIVTVAADLLALTLLTPPGELGADIAVGTTQRFGVPMGFGGPHAGYMAVRDSYARNLPGRLVGVSVDADGDTAFRLALQTREQHIRREKATSNICTAQVLLAVMAGMYAVYHGPDGLAAIARRTHRYAAVLAAGLRAAGVEVVGDAFFDTLTARVPGRAADVVAAARAAGVNLRQTDADHVGVACDETTDRAALAAVLAAFGAATVDLDALDDATADALPDALLRTGDYLTHPVFHRHRSETSMLRYLRRLADRDYALDRGMIPLGSCTMKLNATTEMEPVTWPEFGALHPFAPADQAEGYLSLIHGLEDQLAEITGYDKVSLQPNAGSQGELAGLLAVRAYHRANGDLDRTVCLIPSSAHGTNAASAVMAGMSVVVVKTRQDGDVDVDDLRAKIEQHRDRLAVLMVTYPSTHGVFEEHITDICAAVHDAGGQVYVDGANLNALVGLARPGRFGADVSHLNLHKTFCIPHGGGGPGVGPVAVRAHLAPHLPNHPLQPEAGPATGVGPVSAAPWGSAGILPISWTYVRLMGAEGLKQATQIAVLSANYVAKRLEAHYPVLYTGPGGLVAHECIVDLRQLTRETGVSVDDVAKRLIDYGFHAPTMSFPVAGTLMIEPTESEDLAELDRFCEAMIAIRGEIDRVGAGEWPADDNPLRSAPHTAAALGGDWDHPYSRQEAVFPAGVHPADKYWPPVRRIDGAFGDRNLVCSCPPLDAYEG; from the coding sequence ATGAGTGACCGCCGAACCACGCTCGCCGAGCTCGAGGCAGGCCGGCCCTTCGCCCGCCGCCACATCGGTCCCGACGTCGGGGCGCAGGCCAAGATGCTCGCCCAGGTGGGCTACGGCTCGCTGGACGAACTGACCGCCGCGGCCGTCCCCGACACCATCAGGAGCACCGGGGCGCTCGGCCTGCCCGCCGCCGTCACGGAGGCCGAGGCACTCGCCGAACTGCGGGCGCTCGCCGACCGCAACCAGGTGCTCACCCCGATGATCGGCCTGGGCTACTACGGCACCTTCACCCCGCCGGTCATCCTGCGCAACGTGCTGGAGAACCCCGCCTGGTACACCGCCTACACCCCGTACCAGCCGGAGATCTCGCAGGGCCGCCTCGAAGCGCTGCTGAACTTCCAGACCGTCGTCGCCGACCTCACCGGTCTGCCCACCTCGGGGGCCTCCCTGCTGGACGAGGGCACCGCGGCCGCCGAGGCGATGGCGCTGTCCCGCCGGGTCGGCAAGGTCAGGAACGGCGTCTACCTCGTCGATGCCGACACCTTCCCGCAGACCCTCGCGGTGATCCGCACCCGCGCCGAACCGACCGGCGTCGAGGTCGTCACCGCCGACCTGTCCGCGGGCATCCCCGCCGACGTCGCCAAGCGCGGCGTCACCGGGGTGCTGCTCCAGTACCCGGGCGCCTCGGGCGCCGTACGCGACCTGCGGCCGGTCATCGAGCAGGCGCACGACCTGGGTGCGATCGTCACCGTGGCCGCCGACCTGCTGGCGCTGACCCTGCTCACCCCGCCCGGCGAGCTCGGCGCGGACATCGCGGTCGGCACCACCCAGCGCTTCGGCGTCCCGATGGGCTTCGGCGGCCCGCACGCCGGCTACATGGCGGTCCGCGACTCCTACGCCCGCAACCTGCCGGGCCGGCTCGTCGGCGTCTCCGTCGACGCCGACGGCGACACCGCCTTCCGGCTGGCCCTCCAGACGCGCGAGCAGCACATCCGGCGCGAGAAGGCCACCAGCAACATCTGCACCGCCCAGGTGCTGCTCGCGGTGATGGCCGGCATGTACGCCGTCTACCACGGGCCCGACGGACTGGCCGCCATCGCGCGCCGCACCCACCGCTACGCCGCGGTGCTCGCCGCGGGCCTGCGCGCGGCCGGCGTCGAGGTCGTCGGGGACGCGTTCTTCGACACCCTGACCGCGAGGGTGCCGGGCCGGGCCGCCGACGTGGTGGCCGCCGCCCGCGCGGCCGGCGTCAACCTGCGGCAGACCGACGCCGACCACGTCGGCGTCGCCTGCGACGAGACCACCGACCGCGCCGCGCTGGCCGCGGTGCTCGCCGCGTTCGGCGCCGCCACCGTCGACCTCGACGCGCTCGACGACGCCACCGCCGACGCGCTGCCCGACGCGCTGCTGCGCACCGGCGACTACCTCACCCACCCGGTCTTCCACCGGCACCGCAGCGAGACCTCGATGCTGCGCTACCTGCGCCGCCTCGCGGACCGCGACTACGCCCTGGACCGCGGCATGATCCCGCTGGGCTCGTGCACCATGAAGCTCAACGCGACCACCGAGATGGAGCCGGTCACCTGGCCGGAGTTCGGCGCGCTGCACCCCTTCGCGCCCGCCGACCAGGCCGAGGGCTACCTCAGCCTGATCCACGGCCTGGAGGACCAGCTCGCCGAGATCACCGGCTACGACAAGGTCAGCCTCCAGCCGAACGCCGGATCGCAGGGCGAACTGGCCGGCCTGCTCGCGGTGCGCGCCTACCACCGCGCGAACGGCGACCTCGACCGCACGGTCTGCCTGATCCCGTCCTCCGCGCACGGCACCAACGCCGCCAGCGCCGTGATGGCCGGCATGAGCGTGGTCGTGGTCAAGACCCGCCAGGACGGCGACGTGGACGTCGACGACCTGCGCGCGAAGATCGAGCAGCACCGCGACCGGCTCGCCGTGCTGATGGTCACCTACCCCTCCACGCACGGCGTGTTCGAGGAGCACATCACCGACATCTGCGCGGCCGTGCACGACGCCGGCGGACAGGTCTACGTGGACGGCGCGAACCTCAACGCGCTGGTCGGGCTGGCCCGCCCGGGCCGGTTCGGCGCCGACGTGTCCCACCTGAACCTGCACAAGACGTTCTGCATCCCGCACGGCGGCGGCGGCCCCGGCGTCGGCCCGGTCGCGGTCCGCGCCCACCTCGCCCCGCACCTTCCCAACCACCCGCTCCAACCCGAGGCCGGCCCCGCCACCGGTGTCGGCCCGGTGTCGGCCGCGCCCTGGGGCTCGGCGGGCATCCTGCCGATCTCCTGGACGTACGTCCGGCTGATGGGCGCCGAGGGCCTCAAGCAGGCCACCCAGATCGCGGTGCTGAGCGCCAACTACGTCGCCAAGCGGCTGGAGGCGCACTACCCGGTGCTCTACACCGGTCCCGGCGGCCTCGTCGCCCACGAGTGCATCGTCGACCTGCGGCAGCTCACCCGGGAGACCGGCGTCAGCGTCGACGACGTGGCCAAGCGGCTGATCGACTACGGCTTCCACGCGCCGACGATGTCCTTCCCGGTGGCCGGCACCCTGATGATCGAGCCCACCGAGAGCGAGGACCTCGCCGAACTCGACCGGTTCTGCGAGGCGATGATCGCGATCCGCGGCGAGATCGACCGGGTCGGCGCGGGGGAGTGGCCGGCGGACGACAACCCGCTGCGCTCGGCCCCGCACACCGCGGCCGCGCTCGGCGGCGACTGGGACCACCCCTACAGCCGCCAGGAGGCCGTCTTCCCGGCCGGGGTGCACCCCGCGGACAAGTACTGGCCGCCGGTGCGCCGCATCGACGGGGCGTTCGGCGACCGCAACCTGGTGTGCTCCTGCCCCCCGCTGGACGCCTACGAGGGCTGA
- a CDS encoding DUF5999 family protein, with protein MCQHEPQCPTADSPDREAALIVAHHPEQGWSLLCNGVLLFEDTGEILPDGQIIAPHRPLASAGAATVV; from the coding sequence ATGTGCCAGCACGAGCCGCAGTGCCCCACCGCCGACAGCCCCGACCGTGAGGCGGCCCTGATCGTGGCCCACCACCCGGAGCAGGGGTGGAGCCTGCTGTGCAACGGGGTGCTGCTCTTCGAGGACACCGGGGAGATCCTGCCCGACGGGCAGATCATCGCCCCGCACCGGCCGCTGGCCTCGGCGGGTGCCGCCACGGTCGTCTGA
- a CDS encoding glutamate--cysteine ligase, with product MGEKVVAGEFDLADRRMYRNKLQQCLLGLERLLAERRFDRPRNLMGLEIELNLADSDGLPRMMNEEVLERIASRDFQTELAQFNIEVNIAPHALSGRVLDRLAEELRTGLGYADRMAGEVGAGIVMVGILPTLQAQDLVSANLSRADRYTLLNDRILAMRGEDITLDIEGVEHLVYTSASIAPEAACTSTQMHLQVTPGRFGPAWNAAQVVSAPQVAIGANSPFLFGRELWRETRPLLFQQATDVRPQELRAQGVRPLTWFGERWIDSAADLFAENLRYFPSLLPICDAEDPLRVLDEGGVPQLRELTLHNGTIYRWNRPVYQVVDGVPHLRVENRVMPAGPTVADVIANAAFYYGLVRALAEAPRPIWQRLPFGAAAANFDAACRDGVDAVLHWPRPRGTALSQVPATDLIRDELLPLAAAGLDGWGIDPADRDLYLGIIEQRCRLRTNGARWQAETFHHYLGRGLDRRAALAAMTQRYRALSTEGSPVHTWPLPD from the coding sequence ATGGGGGAGAAGGTCGTGGCCGGGGAGTTCGACCTGGCCGACCGGCGCATGTACCGGAACAAGCTCCAGCAGTGCCTGCTGGGGCTCGAGAGGCTGCTGGCGGAGCGGCGCTTCGACCGGCCGCGCAATCTCATGGGTCTGGAGATCGAATTGAATCTCGCGGATTCCGACGGACTGCCGCGCATGATGAACGAAGAGGTTCTGGAGCGCATCGCGAGCCGAGATTTCCAGACCGAGCTGGCGCAGTTCAACATTGAAGTGAACATCGCGCCGCACGCGCTTTCCGGCCGGGTCCTCGACCGGCTCGCCGAGGAACTGCGCACCGGTCTCGGCTACGCCGACCGGATGGCCGGGGAGGTCGGCGCGGGCATCGTGATGGTCGGAATCCTGCCCACCCTCCAGGCGCAGGACCTGGTCTCGGCGAACCTCTCCCGGGCCGACCGCTACACCCTGCTCAACGACCGGATCCTCGCCATGCGCGGCGAGGACATCACCCTGGACATCGAGGGCGTCGAGCACCTCGTCTACACCTCCGCCTCGATCGCGCCCGAGGCGGCCTGCACCTCCACGCAGATGCACCTCCAGGTCACCCCGGGCCGCTTCGGCCCGGCGTGGAACGCCGCCCAGGTGGTGTCCGCGCCGCAGGTCGCGATCGGCGCGAACTCGCCCTTCCTGTTCGGCCGCGAGCTGTGGCGCGAGACCCGCCCGCTGCTGTTCCAGCAGGCCACCGACGTGCGCCCGCAGGAGCTGCGGGCCCAGGGGGTGCGGCCGCTGACCTGGTTCGGTGAGCGGTGGATCGACTCCGCGGCGGACCTGTTCGCGGAGAACCTGCGCTACTTCCCCTCGCTGCTGCCGATCTGCGACGCGGAGGATCCGCTGCGGGTGCTCGACGAGGGCGGGGTGCCCCAACTGCGCGAGCTGACCCTGCACAACGGCACGATCTACCGCTGGAACCGCCCGGTCTACCAGGTCGTCGACGGCGTGCCGCACCTGCGGGTGGAGAACCGGGTGATGCCGGCCGGGCCGACCGTCGCCGACGTGATCGCGAACGCGGCGTTCTACTACGGCCTGGTCCGCGCGCTCGCCGAGGCGCCCCGGCCGATCTGGCAGCGGCTGCCCTTCGGCGCCGCCGCCGCGAACTTCGACGCCGCGTGCCGTGACGGTGTGGACGCGGTGCTGCACTGGCCGCGTCCGCGCGGCACCGCCCTCAGCCAGGTGCCGGCGACCGACCTGATCCGCGACGAGCTGCTGCCGCTGGCCGCGGCCGGGCTCGACGGCTGGGGCATCGACCCCGCCGACCGCGACCTCTACCTCGGCATCATCGAGCAGCGCTGCCGCCTCCGTACCAACGGGGCCCGCTGGCAGGCCGAGACGTTCCACCACTACCTCGGCCGCGGGCTGGACCGGCGTGCGGCGCTCGCCGCGATGACCCAGCGCTACCGGGCCCTGTCCACCGAGGGCTCCCCGGTGCACACCTGGCCGCTCCCGGACTGA